A genomic region of uncultured Roseibium sp. contains the following coding sequences:
- a CDS encoding ABC transporter substrate-binding protein, with translation MTQSKNPELMNNLEKAARSGGISKREFLQYSMVAGVTASTATGLWTSQAKAQPKRGGTFRYGVHDGNTSDNHDPGTYQSVYSIQLAHTHRSYLTEITEENGLGPDMAVGWEASPDAKTWTFELNTDATFHDGRKFTANDAVASLNHHRGEKSTSAAKALLDSVVDIKVDGDKHIVIELSQGFADLPWIMTDYHLVMLPANDDGTVDWESGVGAGPYKIEKNEFGIGTSLVRHDGWHREGAWFDRIDMTVLNDPNARQTALVTGDVDAISSVDLKTMALLQRHPDVEVDNIPSGSAITLPMFCDVAPFDNVDVRMALKLAIDREEIVEKIVFGTGIPGNDFHVSPNMPYFPSDIPQRTYDPEKAKWHLKQAGMENLSVSLSAADSVLPGAVDMIVLYSEQAKKAGIDIKPVREANDGYWSDVWLKKPWVFVKWGARPTPDNMFTLAYKDDAAWNEAHWKNARFNELLLQAKAELDETRRAEMYHEMCMLARDDGGTVIPMFVNFVYARRKNVKHGPSVSASWETDGGRGTHRWWFEG, from the coding sequence ATGACACAATCAAAAAATCCAGAGCTGATGAACAATCTTGAGAAGGCGGCCCGCTCGGGCGGCATCTCGAAACGTGAATTCCTGCAATACTCGATGGTCGCCGGTGTGACGGCGTCAACGGCCACCGGCCTGTGGACATCCCAGGCAAAAGCGCAGCCGAAGCGCGGCGGAACGTTCCGCTACGGCGTCCATGACGGCAACACCAGTGACAACCACGATCCAGGCACATATCAGAGTGTCTATTCCATTCAGCTGGCGCATACGCATCGCAGCTACCTTACCGAAATCACGGAAGAAAACGGACTTGGCCCGGATATGGCCGTCGGCTGGGAAGCCAGCCCGGACGCCAAGACCTGGACGTTCGAACTAAACACGGATGCCACGTTCCACGATGGACGCAAGTTCACGGCCAACGACGCGGTCGCGTCGCTCAACCACCACCGCGGCGAGAAGTCGACATCTGCCGCCAAGGCGCTGCTCGACAGCGTCGTCGACATCAAGGTTGATGGCGACAAGCACATCGTGATCGAACTGAGCCAGGGCTTCGCCGATCTGCCATGGATCATGACTGACTATCACCTGGTGATGCTGCCAGCCAATGACGACGGCACGGTCGACTGGGAGAGCGGTGTCGGCGCCGGTCCCTACAAGATCGAGAAGAACGAGTTCGGCATCGGCACGTCGCTTGTCCGCCATGACGGCTGGCACCGCGAAGGCGCCTGGTTCGACCGCATCGACATGACCGTTCTGAACGACCCGAACGCACGTCAGACCGCTCTTGTCACCGGTGACGTCGATGCGATTTCGTCCGTCGACCTGAAAACCATGGCCCTTCTGCAACGTCATCCGGACGTTGAGGTCGACAACATTCCGTCCGGCTCGGCAATCACCCTGCCGATGTTCTGCGACGTCGCACCGTTCGACAATGTCGACGTCCGCATGGCCCTGAAGCTAGCGATCGACCGCGAAGAGATCGTCGAGAAGATCGTGTTCGGCACCGGTATCCCGGGCAACGACTTCCACGTGTCGCCGAACATGCCGTACTTCCCGTCCGACATTCCGCAGCGGACATACGATCCGGAAAAGGCCAAGTGGCACCTGAAACAGGCCGGTATGGAAAACCTCTCGGTGAGCCTGTCCGCCGCGGACAGCGTGCTGCCGGGTGCGGTCGACATGATCGTGCTCTATTCCGAGCAGGCCAAGAAAGCCGGGATCGACATCAAGCCGGTGCGCGAGGCCAATGACGGCTACTGGTCGGATGTCTGGCTCAAGAAGCCATGGGTGTTCGTGAAGTGGGGCGCACGCCCGACCCCGGACAACATGTTCACGCTCGCCTACAAGGACGATGCGGCCTGGAACGAAGCGCACTGGAAAAACGCGCGTTTCAACGAATTGCTGCTCCAGGCGAAAGCAGAGCTGGACGAGACCCGGCGTGCCGAAATGTACCACGAGATGTGCATGCTGGCCCGCGACGACGGCGGCACGGTCATTCCGATGTTCGTCAACTTCGTCTACGCGCGCCGGAAAAACGTCAAGCACGGCCCGAGCGTTTCCGCCTCCTGGGAAACCGACGGCGGAAGAGGAACCCACCGCTGGTGGTTCGAGGGTTGA
- a CDS encoding trimethylamine methyltransferase family protein — translation MSVAVRSRSGGRAGRRALRTAPDHEMLPGLTRNLPLCEPLDDDQIHKLDDASMSILEEVGIIFRDPIALEDWKKAGAKVEGERVYLDRGHVRELIKTIPSSFTYHARNPKKNVPLGGNRTMFVPMTGAPFLRDLDDVRRNPTLDDLAMFHKLSHMLPAIHSSAHHIVEPYDHPISHRHLRITYSSMKHSDKTFMGMTTSPKNAEDVIEMCAILFGEDYLEEHPVTTGNCNGNSPLVWDETMLGAMRAFSKRNQPVLCSPFVLGGANTPASVVPAVAQLNAEALSALAYTQVIRKGAPAIYGHYLSTVSMKSGAPMAGTPEISLMNFLIGQLARYYDVPWRTSGSLGGAKTFDAQAGYESATTLNAVIHAGANYVWHTAGWNEAGMHCSVAKFIVDAEQSAMVYRMAEGPRWDDFDEALAAVRDVGPGGHYLGHPHTQENFQRAFFMPEMFDNNSIEQWKAEGEVEITERALKQARKLLSEYQEPKLDEARNEALLDYIARREREIPAEDALNQDH, via the coding sequence ATGAGTGTCGCAGTTCGCAGCCGCAGTGGCGGCCGTGCAGGCCGCCGGGCCCTTCGCACCGCTCCCGACCACGAAATGCTTCCCGGCCTGACCCGGAACCTGCCACTCTGCGAACCGCTCGATGACGACCAGATCCACAAGCTCGACGATGCCTCCATGTCGATCCTCGAGGAAGTCGGCATCATTTTCCGGGACCCGATCGCGCTGGAGGACTGGAAAAAGGCAGGCGCGAAGGTCGAGGGTGAGCGGGTTTATCTCGATCGCGGCCATGTACGTGAATTGATCAAGACCATTCCGTCGAGCTTCACCTATCACGCGCGCAATCCGAAAAAGAACGTCCCGCTCGGCGGCAACCGCACCATGTTCGTGCCCATGACCGGTGCACCGTTCCTGCGCGACCTGGATGATGTCCGGCGCAATCCGACACTTGATGATCTTGCGATGTTCCACAAGCTGAGCCACATGCTGCCGGCCATCCACTCCAGCGCACACCACATCGTCGAACCCTACGACCACCCCATCAGCCACCGCCATCTGCGCATCACCTATTCGTCGATGAAACACTCCGACAAGACGTTCATGGGCATGACCACCAGCCCGAAGAATGCCGAGGACGTCATCGAGATGTGTGCGATCCTCTTTGGCGAAGACTATCTGGAAGAGCATCCGGTCACGACCGGAAACTGCAATGGCAACTCGCCGCTGGTCTGGGACGAGACCATGCTCGGGGCGATGCGCGCTTTTTCGAAAAGAAACCAGCCGGTGCTGTGCTCGCCCTTCGTGCTCGGCGGCGCGAACACGCCCGCGTCTGTCGTACCGGCGGTCGCACAGCTGAATGCCGAAGCCCTGAGCGCGCTCGCCTACACGCAGGTGATCCGCAAGGGTGCACCGGCAATCTACGGGCACTACCTGTCCACGGTTTCGATGAAATCCGGTGCCCCGATGGCGGGCACGCCCGAGATCAGCCTGATGAACTTCCTGATCGGCCAGCTTGCCAGGTACTACGACGTGCCCTGGCGGACATCCGGGTCGCTTGGCGGCGCCAAGACCTTCGATGCCCAGGCCGGTTATGAAAGCGCGACCACTTTGAACGCGGTCATACATGCGGGCGCGAACTATGTCTGGCACACCGCCGGCTGGAACGAGGCAGGCATGCATTGCTCTGTTGCCAAGTTCATCGTCGATGCCGAGCAGTCGGCGATGGTCTACCGCATGGCGGAGGGCCCGCGCTGGGACGACTTTGACGAGGCGCTCGCCGCCGTGCGCGATGTCGGTCCGGGCGGCCATTATCTGGGCCACCCGCACACGCAGGAGAATTTCCAGCGCGCGTTTTTCATGCCGGAAATGTTCGACAACAACTCGATCGAGCAATGGAAAGCCGAAGGCGAGGTGGAGATCACCGAACGTGCCCTGAAACAGGCCAGGAAACTCCTGTCCGAGTACCAGGAACCGAAGCTGGACGAAGCGCGCAACGAGGCGTTGCTGGATTATATTGCCCGCCGCGAGCGGGAAATCCCGGCAGAAGACGCTCTCAATCAGGACCACTGA
- a CDS encoding mandelate racemase/muconate lactonizing enzyme family protein: MKIKSVEIFRHDLPVKNGPYTMANAEVWALETTLVKLVADNGLVGWGETCPVGPTYAEAHALGAQAALKQMAPALIGQEIRPLLLNRVMHGALNGHNYAKAAIDIAAHDMLGKHHGVRVADLIGGAARDRVPSYYATGVGAPDEIARIASEKRKEGYPRLQIKVGGRPVEADIETIRKVWETVSASGMRLAVDGNRGWTTRDALRVSRECPDIPFIMEQPCNRIEDLEKIRPQVSHAIYMDESGVDLAAAIRAAALGIVDGFGMKVTRIGGLQQMAAFRDMCEALNLPHTCDDSWGGDIIAAACTHVAATVKPALLEGVWLAQPMIEMPYSEKGGVKIRQGHIDLPSGPGLGVDVNEALFGPPIAAY; this comes from the coding sequence ATGAAAATCAAATCGGTCGAGATTTTCCGCCACGACCTCCCCGTGAAGAACGGGCCCTACACGATGGCCAATGCCGAGGTCTGGGCCCTTGAGACGACGCTGGTGAAACTTGTCGCCGACAACGGCCTTGTCGGCTGGGGCGAGACCTGTCCCGTCGGCCCGACCTATGCAGAAGCCCATGCGCTAGGTGCCCAGGCCGCGTTGAAACAGATGGCACCGGCCCTGATCGGCCAGGAGATCCGGCCGCTTCTTCTGAATCGGGTCATGCACGGTGCGCTCAACGGGCACAACTACGCCAAGGCGGCAATCGATATCGCAGCACATGACATGCTTGGGAAGCACCATGGTGTGCGGGTTGCCGATCTGATCGGCGGTGCCGCGCGTGACAGGGTTCCGTCCTACTATGCGACCGGCGTCGGCGCGCCCGACGAGATTGCCCGGATCGCGTCCGAAAAGCGAAAAGAAGGCTATCCGCGTCTTCAGATCAAGGTCGGCGGGCGCCCGGTGGAAGCGGATATCGAAACCATCCGCAAGGTCTGGGAAACGGTGTCGGCTTCCGGCATGCGCCTCGCCGTCGACGGCAACAGGGGGTGGACGACGCGCGATGCCTTGCGTGTCAGCCGGGAATGCCCCGACATCCCCTTCATAATGGAACAACCCTGCAACCGGATCGAGGATCTTGAAAAGATCCGGCCGCAGGTGAGCCATGCGATCTACATGGACGAGAGCGGCGTGGATCTTGCGGCGGCCATTCGCGCAGCCGCACTCGGCATCGTCGACGGCTTCGGCATGAAGGTCACCCGGATCGGCGGCTTGCAGCAGATGGCGGCCTTCCGGGATATGTGCGAGGCGTTGAACCTGCCGCATACCTGCGACGATTCCTGGGGAGGCGATATCATTGCGGCCGCCTGCACGCATGTCGCCGCGACGGTCAAGCCTGCACTGCTAGAGGGCGTCTGGCTGGCGCAGCCGATGATTGAGATGCCGTATTCGGAAAAGGGGGGCGTCAAGATCCGGCAGGGCCATATCGATCTGCCGTCCGGTCCGGGTCTCGGCGTTGACGTGAACGAAGCGCTGTTCGGGCCCCCGATTGCGGCCTACTGA
- a CDS encoding SDR family oxidoreductase, which yields MRFSGKKALVTGAAGGIGRVITEMLRAEGAAVAAADRDCKAVEAEALLEGDLLEAAYCDSLPSVAAEALGGLDVIVNNAGVIARGPVTETTDADYALSVGVNVEAPFRICRAAIPILAANGGGAIVNTASCWGVHPGPNHAVYCMTKAAVASLTQCMGRDHAHQGIRINAVCPNEVDTPMLRTGFERRGFDPQSAIEELGKTVPLGRVARPDDIAEVVLFLASDAARYMCGSLVEVNGGKSVS from the coding sequence ATGCGATTTTCAGGGAAGAAGGCGCTGGTGACGGGGGCGGCAGGCGGCATTGGCCGGGTCATCACTGAAATGCTGCGCGCCGAGGGCGCCGCTGTTGCCGCCGCGGACCGGGATTGCAAGGCCGTTGAAGCCGAGGCCCTGCTGGAGGGAGATCTTCTGGAGGCGGCCTATTGCGACAGCCTGCCGTCAGTTGCTGCCGAAGCGCTCGGCGGGCTTGATGTCATCGTCAACAACGCTGGCGTCATCGCCCGGGGACCGGTGACGGAAACGACGGATGCGGACTATGCGCTCTCGGTCGGCGTGAATGTCGAAGCACCTTTCCGGATCTGCCGGGCGGCCATCCCGATCCTCGCCGCGAACGGCGGCGGTGCCATCGTCAACACGGCGTCCTGCTGGGGCGTGCATCCGGGTCCGAACCACGCCGTCTACTGCATGACCAAGGCGGCAGTCGCTTCGCTGACCCAGTGCATGGGCCGCGACCATGCCCATCAGGGCATCAGGATCAACGCGGTCTGCCCGAACGAGGTCGATACGCCGATGCTCAGGACCGGGTTTGAGAGGCGCGGTTTCGATCCGCAATCGGCGATCGAAGAGCTTGGAAAGACCGTGCCGCTCGGCCGGGTCGCGAGGCCCGATGACATCGCCGAGGTCGTCCTGTTTCTTGCCTCCGATGCGGCGCGCTACATGTGCGGATCACTGGTCGAGGTCAATGGCGGGAAATCCGTGTCATGA
- a CDS encoding SDR family oxidoreductase, with translation MTRFEGKVALVTGGRSGIGQAIAARLRSEGARVFTVQRGDDPGFESVSADLTDPQTPERVVEGVFSRAGGLDVLVNNAGVMQEASVEDMDLADWQHALAVNLTAPFLLIKHALPHLKRSRGAIVNVGSIEGIGCNAHHAAYSASKAGLHGLTRAVAVDHGKDGIRCNAVAPGWIDTDLNLDFINARPDPEAFRRDVGSLHPVGRTGDPKEVAALVAFLAAEESGFVTGQTYVVDGGRMTRLSLP, from the coding sequence ATGACACGCTTCGAAGGAAAAGTGGCACTCGTCACCGGCGGGCGCAGCGGCATCGGGCAGGCGATTGCGGCGCGCTTGCGCAGCGAGGGCGCGCGCGTCTTCACGGTCCAGCGCGGCGACGATCCCGGGTTTGAAAGTGTTTCCGCAGATCTCACCGATCCGCAGACGCCGGAGCGTGTTGTCGAGGGCGTTTTTTCCCGCGCCGGCGGGCTGGATGTTCTGGTCAACAATGCCGGGGTCATGCAGGAAGCGTCGGTGGAGGACATGGACCTTGCCGACTGGCAGCACGCGCTCGCGGTAAACCTGACGGCACCGTTCCTGCTCATCAAACACGCTTTGCCGCATCTGAAACGCAGCCGCGGTGCAATCGTCAATGTCGGATCCATCGAAGGCATTGGCTGCAATGCCCATCACGCCGCCTATTCGGCCTCAAAGGCAGGGCTCCACGGCCTGACACGAGCGGTCGCTGTCGACCACGGCAAGGACGGTATCCGCTGCAATGCAGTTGCGCCCGGCTGGATCGACACCGATCTCAATCTCGATTTTATCAACGCGAGGCCCGACCCTGAGGCGTTCAGGCGCGATGTCGGCTCCCTCCATCCCGTCGGACGCACGGGAGACCCGAAGGAAGTGGCCGCGCTTGTGGCGTTCCTCGCCGCAGAGGAAAGCGGGTTCGTCACGGGCCAGACCTACGTGGTCGACGGGGGGCGGATGACTCGGCTGAGCCTCCCGTGA
- a CDS encoding LysR family transcriptional regulator → MPNLDSDLLRTFLAVAETGSITEGGTRIGRSQSAISLQIARLEQTIGQSVFHRNGRGVVLTDAGKQLFPVARDVTARLDATLHDLTTTPLSGSLRLGIPDDHGRAILTQIVGNFAQCHPQVQLDVTCSLSPDFPGMLSKGQLDLAVYEVQNPATGEEVIYEDTTHWVMARHRNLLDLDPLPVALFDRACWWRDAAISSLTVAGKPFRLVYSSQSVAGVKAAVEAGVAVGVLGKSSIDRSMTILGEDQGFVPTPSSKLVIGMGAHQDADLINSMASEIRAAFQHRPVVLA, encoded by the coding sequence ATGCCAAACCTCGATAGCGACCTTCTGCGCACCTTTCTCGCTGTCGCCGAAACCGGCAGTATCACGGAAGGCGGAACACGGATCGGACGCTCCCAGTCCGCGATCAGCCTCCAGATCGCACGGCTGGAACAGACCATCGGCCAGAGCGTCTTTCACCGGAACGGACGCGGGGTGGTCCTGACCGATGCCGGCAAGCAGTTGTTTCCCGTCGCCAGAGACGTCACGGCAAGGCTGGATGCGACCCTGCACGACCTGACGACGACGCCTTTGAGCGGATCGCTGCGGCTTGGCATTCCGGACGATCACGGCCGGGCGATACTGACGCAGATCGTCGGCAATTTCGCTCAGTGCCACCCTCAGGTTCAACTGGACGTGACCTGTTCGCTCAGCCCGGATTTTCCCGGCATGCTGTCCAAGGGGCAGCTGGATCTTGCCGTCTACGAGGTGCAGAACCCCGCCACCGGCGAAGAGGTGATCTACGAAGACACCACGCACTGGGTCATGGCAAGGCACAGAAACCTCCTGGATCTGGACCCCTTGCCCGTCGCGCTGTTTGACCGGGCCTGCTGGTGGCGCGATGCCGCCATATCCTCCCTCACCGTGGCGGGAAAACCGTTCCGTCTGGTCTATTCCAGCCAGAGCGTCGCGGGTGTGAAGGCAGCCGTCGAAGCGGGTGTCGCCGTCGGCGTCCTCGGCAAGTCCTCAATCGATCGTTCCATGACGATCCTGGGTGAGGATCAGGGTTTCGTGCCGACGCCGTCCTCCAAGCTGGTGATCGGGATGGGGGCACATCAGGATGCGGACCTGATCAATTCCATGGCAAGCGAGATCCGCGCAGCGTTCCAGCATCGCCCGGTCGTCCTCGCCTGA
- a CDS encoding permease, giving the protein MNVQQTTLVSGRARVWRHAALAVFLVIPAMVWPDFVIDGLTFSVIGLVAVSPLVVPGILLTAWIMASGADRIISRAFEGRMLRAIIAASLIGAITPVCGVTILPLMVGLLAAGVPLAPVMAFWLSSPVTDPAMLATTAATLGLAFAVGKTVAAFGLGLFGGAVTATLSRQNEVGDILRKGGLASGLAAGTCCGANSFEPRVWRDPGRRGVFYRQAAATTRLILICLIPAFFAEYALNAVLTPGSLAQYVGEDKWWAIPAAVFVGAPAYIDGYAALPLTRALVDNGMSPGAAMAFLVSGGVVSIWGALAIFPVLKLRPFMLYLVLAVTGSMMAGYVFGWVV; this is encoded by the coding sequence ATGAATGTTCAGCAAACGACCTTGGTCAGCGGCAGGGCCCGCGTCTGGCGTCACGCGGCGCTTGCCGTCTTCCTCGTCATTCCGGCAATGGTCTGGCCGGATTTCGTCATCGACGGCCTGACATTTTCGGTCATCGGTCTCGTGGCCGTCTCCCCGCTTGTCGTGCCGGGCATCCTGCTGACGGCGTGGATCATGGCGAGTGGTGCCGACAGGATCATCAGCCGCGCATTCGAGGGCCGGATGCTGCGCGCGATCATTGCCGCCTCCCTGATCGGCGCGATCACGCCCGTTTGCGGCGTCACGATCCTGCCGCTCATGGTCGGTCTTCTGGCAGCCGGTGTGCCGCTCGCGCCCGTCATGGCGTTCTGGCTGTCCTCTCCGGTAACCGACCCGGCCATGCTGGCAACGACGGCGGCAACCCTCGGGCTTGCCTTTGCCGTCGGCAAGACGGTTGCGGCCTTCGGCCTGGGTCTTTTCGGTGGGGCCGTCACGGCAACTCTCAGCCGGCAAAACGAAGTCGGAGATATCCTGCGCAAGGGCGGGCTTGCCTCCGGCCTTGCGGCCGGAACATGCTGCGGTGCCAATTCGTTCGAGCCGCGCGTCTGGCGCGATCCGGGAAGACGCGGTGTGTTTTACCGGCAGGCGGCGGCGACGACGCGTCTGATCCTGATATGCCTGATCCCGGCCTTCTTCGCCGAATACGCGCTCAATGCCGTGCTGACCCCCGGATCTCTCGCGCAATATGTCGGCGAAGACAAGTGGTGGGCCATTCCGGCCGCCGTTTTCGTCGGAGCCCCCGCCTATATCGACGGCTATGCGGCATTGCCGCTGACCCGCGCCCTCGTAGACAACGGCATGTCGCCGGGTGCGGCCATGGCGTTTCTGGTGTCTGGCGGCGTGGTCAGCATCTGGGGTGCCCTGGCGATCTTTCCGGTCCTGAAACTGCGTCCGTTTATGCTCTATCTCGTCCTCGCGGTGACAGGGTCGATGATGGCGGGCTATGTGTTTGGCTGGGTGGTTTGA
- a CDS encoding FAD-binding oxidoreductase, which translates to MTALRSARRLPDLAGPAAWNRILADQPEADTLSGSTSADIVIVGAGFAGLSAARRLTQIDPGMRVVVLDACRIAESSAGRNSGFMIDLPHELNSEDYAGAGDDRAITRLNREAIDFAGKAVEAFGIDPNFFDRAGKINGAASAKAVRHNESYAQHLAGLGEAFEMLDERQMAEITGSRHYLSGLHTPGTVMLQPAGYIRGLARGLRQAGVRIFENSPVMQFQRDGAVWKVVTPKGHVRADKIILTVNGHLESFGYEQDRLMQLFLFAVMTPELDADQLSKLGGSPRWGVTPSDPMGTTMRRIDTAQGGNRIITRTCALLKPDMQPPARSLERAACVMQRKFDQRFPQLAGLNMEYTWSGHLCLSLNSVAVMRELEDGVYSGCVQNGLGTARGTLTGMGAADLACGVDSEITRHFCAEARPKKLPPQPFRELGANLVLRWKEWRAAEE; encoded by the coding sequence ATGACAGCACTGAGGTCCGCCAGGAGACTTCCGGATCTGGCCGGCCCAGCCGCCTGGAACCGGATACTGGCGGACCAGCCGGAGGCGGACACATTGTCCGGTTCCACGTCCGCCGATATCGTCATCGTCGGCGCCGGTTTCGCCGGTCTGTCCGCAGCCCGGCGTCTCACCCAGATCGATCCGGGCATGCGCGTCGTGGTCCTGGACGCATGCCGGATCGCGGAAAGTTCAGCCGGGCGCAATTCCGGCTTCATGATCGATCTGCCACATGAACTTAACTCCGAGGATTACGCCGGCGCAGGCGACGACCGGGCGATCACCCGCCTCAACCGCGAGGCCATCGACTTCGCCGGCAAAGCGGTGGAGGCTTTCGGGATCGATCCGAATTTCTTCGACCGGGCAGGCAAGATAAACGGTGCGGCGAGCGCCAAGGCGGTCCGGCACAATGAAAGCTATGCACAGCACCTTGCCGGTCTCGGCGAAGCCTTCGAGATGCTGGACGAAAGGCAGATGGCGGAGATCACCGGCAGCCGCCATTACCTGTCCGGCCTCCATACGCCCGGGACGGTCATGCTGCAGCCGGCAGGTTATATCCGAGGACTGGCGCGCGGATTGCGGCAGGCGGGCGTCCGAATTTTCGAAAACAGCCCAGTCATGCAGTTTCAGCGGGACGGAGCAGTCTGGAAAGTCGTCACGCCCAAGGGACACGTCAGGGCGGACAAGATCATTCTCACCGTCAACGGGCATCTGGAAAGTTTCGGCTACGAACAGGACCGCCTGATGCAATTGTTCCTGTTCGCGGTCATGACCCCTGAACTGGATGCGGATCAACTCTCAAAGTTAGGCGGATCACCTCGCTGGGGCGTGACCCCGTCGGACCCGATGGGAACCACCATGCGCCGGATCGACACCGCGCAGGGTGGCAACCGGATCATCACGCGCACCTGCGCGCTGCTGAAACCCGACATGCAGCCCCCGGCAAGGAGCCTCGAGCGGGCGGCCTGTGTCATGCAGCGCAAGTTCGATCAGCGGTTTCCGCAACTTGCGGGACTGAATATGGAATACACGTGGTCCGGGCACCTTTGCCTCAGCCTGAACTCGGTCGCGGTGATGCGGGAACTGGAAGACGGTGTCTATTCGGGCTGCGTGCAGAATGGTCTCGGGACCGCCCGCGGCACGCTCACCGGCATGGGCGCCGCCGATCTCGCCTGCGGTGTTGACAGCGAGATCACCCGCCATTTCTGTGCAGAAGCGCGTCCGAAGAAACTGCCGCCCCAGCCTTTTCGCGAACTCGGCGCCAATTTGGTTCTGCGCTGGAAGGAATGGCGTGCGGCGGAAGAATAG
- a CDS encoding aldehyde dehydrogenase has protein sequence MTDLLTHEEYRALAAKLTPPTNAFIDGGYRPASSGKTFASVNPATGETIAEIAACGAEDVDFAVLKAREAFEDGRWSRLHPSERKDILIRFAKLLTRNRRELAVMESVDSGKTILDCETVDVPETIHCLKWHAEAIDKIYDQVSPASDNHIAMIVREPVGVVGLVLPWNFPLLMLAWKIGPALAAGCSVIVKPAEETSLTALRVAELAMEAGIPRGVFNVVPGTGPDVGEPLGRHMDVDMVSFTGSTETGRRFLRYAADSNLKEVVLEMGGKNPCVVLKDAGNLDRVAAHVVNGAFWNMGENCSASSRLIVEDDIKDALLERIFAHAREWTMGDPLDPEHRVGALVSSAHYGKVCSYLDTGAHVLMGGKTRDNAFVEPTILEAPAGSSVAREEIFGPVLNVMTVSGFDEAIELANSTEYGLAASIFTANTKKALRGARAIRAGTVTVNCFGEGDIATPFGGYKQSGFGGRDNSLAAHDQYTQLKTIWLDLSDNEDEAVG, from the coding sequence ATGACTGATCTTCTGACACACGAAGAATACCGCGCGCTTGCCGCAAAACTCACCCCGCCGACAAATGCCTTCATCGACGGGGGGTACCGCCCCGCATCTTCTGGAAAGACATTTGCAAGCGTCAATCCGGCAACGGGTGAGACGATCGCGGAAATTGCGGCCTGCGGCGCAGAGGATGTCGACTTCGCGGTTCTGAAAGCGCGCGAAGCGTTCGAGGACGGGCGCTGGTCCAGACTGCATCCGTCGGAGCGCAAGGACATCCTGATCCGCTTCGCCAAGCTGCTGACACGCAACCGGCGCGAACTTGCGGTCATGGAGAGCGTCGACAGCGGCAAGACGATCCTCGATTGCGAGACCGTGGACGTTCCCGAGACGATCCATTGCCTGAAGTGGCATGCCGAAGCGATCGACAAGATCTATGACCAGGTGTCCCCGGCCTCCGACAATCATATCGCGATGATCGTGCGCGAGCCTGTCGGCGTGGTCGGCCTCGTCCTGCCCTGGAACTTTCCGCTGCTGATGCTGGCGTGGAAAATCGGTCCTGCGCTTGCCGCGGGATGCTCGGTGATCGTGAAACCGGCGGAAGAAACTTCCCTCACAGCCTTGCGGGTCGCCGAACTTGCCATGGAGGCCGGCATCCCGCGCGGTGTCTTCAACGTCGTTCCGGGCACCGGACCCGATGTCGGCGAACCGCTTGGCCGGCACATGGATGTCGACATGGTCTCCTTCACCGGTTCGACCGAGACAGGACGCCGCTTCCTGCGCTATGCGGCCGACAGCAATCTGAAGGAAGTCGTTCTGGAAATGGGCGGCAAGAACCCGTGCGTTGTCCTGAAGGACGCGGGAAACCTCGACCGCGTTGCGGCGCATGTCGTCAACGGCGCGTTTTGGAACATGGGCGAAAACTGCTCGGCCAGCTCGCGGCTCATCGTAGAGGACGATATCAAGGACGCCTTGCTGGAACGCATTTTTGCCCATGCCCGCGAATGGACCATGGGCGATCCGCTCGATCCGGAACACCGGGTCGGCGCGCTTGTGTCTTCGGCGCATTACGGCAAGGTTTGCTCTTATCTGGATACGGGCGCGCATGTACTGATGGGCGGCAAGACACGGGACAACGCATTCGTCGAACCGACAATCCTGGAAGCACCGGCTGGGTCCAGCGTTGCACGCGAAGAAATTTTCGGCCCGGTTCTGAACGTCATGACGGTGTCCGGGTTCGACGAAGCGATCGAACTGGCCAATTCAACCGAATACGGCCTGGCGGCCTCGATCTTCACGGCCAACACGAAGAAGGCCCTGCGCGGTGCGCGCGCCATCCGCGCCGGGACCGTGACGGTCAACTGTTTCGGCGAAGGCGATATCGCAACGCCTTTCGGCGGCTACAAGCAGTCCGGCTTCGGCGGCCGCGACAACAGCCTTGCGGCGCATGATCAGTACACGCAGCTCAAGACAATCTGGCTCGACCTTTCCGACAACGAGGACGAGGCCGTGGGATGA